A single region of the Rhipicephalus microplus isolate Deutch F79 chromosome 10, USDA_Rmic, whole genome shotgun sequence genome encodes:
- the LOC142774704 gene encoding uncharacterized protein LOC142774704 — protein MSSFQLPANASEDALDDKIDEVRGNLKWLNISSCIVVHPSIAVSILASLQNLERLSCIGVPLRASRLLDRLLMPLQSVTHLEFSLLHDKDYIDDELEYIPLVGTIHKGRMTNIKKMYAEVADDENMEVLRAFLQYCPLVTELHVHVKSYACFELRTLPCFTEDENQSKLAMFTFTCETSRSAQLELQQPLDLQRCIAIHGNVVFRTKKKHFSCALLRDLATSPTPAALLEPTVLVAIDGPELERELLNVGYRHYWGDLRSLSVVLFSRTPLETVYPVVNSRHVALLHSFFARLYNLVELNVSSFHFGEGIDFTQLLAPLALQRLRALSLPPCGLRQTGAVRRLAIYLGDVVDLDIRVNLDGRHKSCAFCDHELIIEPGDASAFRLGSGRLTMSNVPSIASLDFLERLRVSHLRFIDISDKPRFDFAALSKVLSSNDTLRFLVVKFRNAPFSTESFQATQLGAKALQRLCLLTQMELMPEVAEGIVESLALQLTSLLYVHMHYVKSGTLGETNVTWIRLPGADAEGQSRRGKVMHDSPCIMCSTQTFVALAKPRAHKLLWQVRGT, from the exons ATGTCGTCGTTCCAATTGCCCGCTAACGCAAGCGAGGACGCTCTTGACGACAAGATCGACGAAGTGCGAGGCAACCTGAAGTGGCTGAACATATCTAGCTGCATTGTCGTGCACCCGTCTATCGCGGTGTCGATTTTAGCCAGCCTGCAAAATCTCGAGAGACTGTCGTGCATTGGTGTCCCTCTGAGAGCAAGCCGCCTCCTGGACCGGCTGCTGATGCCGTTGCAGAGTGTGACTCACCTTGAATTCTCGCTCCTCCACGACAAGGACTACATCGATGACGAACTTGAATATATACCGCTCGTGGGCACTATACACAAAGGCAGGATGACCAATATCAAGAAGATGTACGCCGAGGTCGCCGACGACGAGAACATGGAAGTGCTTCGGGCCTTCCTGCAGTACTGTCCGCTCGTGACGGAGCTCCACGTCCACGTCAAAAGCTATGCTTGCTTCGAACTGCGCACGTTGCCCTGCTTTACCGAGGACGAAAACCAGAGCAAGCTCGCAATGTTTACGTTCACCTGCGAAACGTCGCGTTCTGCGCAATTAGAACTCCAGCAGCCACTGGACTTGCAGCGCTGCATCGCAATTCACGGTAACGTGGTCTTCAGGACCAAGAAAAAGCACTTCAGCTGCGCCCTTCTGCGTGACTTGGCCACGTCGCCCACACCAGCGGCCCTCCTCGAACCCACAGTCCTGGTCGCCATCGACGGACCGGAGCTTGAGAGGGAGTTGCTGAACGTCGGCTATCGTCACTACTGGGGCGATTTACGGAGCCTGAGCGTTGTGCTCTTCTCTCGAACACCCCTCGAAACCGTCTATCCGGTGGTGAACAGTAGGCATGTCGCACTCCTGCACTCCTTCTTCGCCAGGCTGTACAACCTTGTCGAGCTCAATGTGAGCTCCTTTCACTTCGGCGAAGGCATCGACTTCACGCAGTTGCTGGCTCCGCTAGCTCTGCAGCGACTGCGGGCGCTGTCCCTCCCTCCCTGCGGCCTGCGTCAAACAGGTGCCGTGCGCCGGCTTGCCATTTATCTCGGTGACGTCGTGGACCTGGACATCCGCGTCAACTTGGACGGCCGCCACAAGAGCTGCGCCTTCTGCGATCACGAACTGATAATCGAACCTGGGGATGCCAGCGCGTTTCGCCTCGGTTCCGGTCGTCTTACCATGAGCAATGTGCCAAGCATAGCTTCGTTGGACTTCCTCGAACGTCTCCGTGTGTCTCACCTGCGGTTCATCGACATCTCTGACAAACCGCGCTTCGATTTCGCGGCGCTTTCCAAGGTTCTAAGCTCCAACGACACCCTCCGTTTTCTCGTTGTCAAGTTTCGCAACGCCCCCTTCAGCACGGAGAGCTTTCAG GCGACCCAGCTCGGCGCGAAAGCTTTGCAGCGGCTGTGCCTCCTGACCCAGATGGAGCTGATGCCCGAGGTCGCCGAAGGGATCGTCGAATCACTGGCCCTCCAGCTGACGTCACTACTTTACGTGCATATGCACTACGTCAAAAGTGGAACGCTCGGAGAGACCAATGTGACGTGGATACGATTGCCGGGAGCTGACGCCGAAGGACAATCGCGCCGAGGAAAGGTGATGCACGACTCGCCCTGCATTATGTGCTCCACTCAGACGTTCGTAGCGCTCGCTAAACCGCGCGCCCATAAACTGCTGTGGCAAG